The sequence below is a genomic window from Deinococcus sp. Marseille-Q6407.
GGCGAGCGCTCCGAAGTGGAAGCGCAGCTGAAAGACATCGTGGAAAATGTCCTGAGCAACCCCATCATGGAAGATGCCCGCTGGGAGCTGGCCGAAGCGCAATGAAAACCGCTGTTATTCAGTTTCCCGGTTCCAACTGCGATACGGACGCCCTGGAAGCCGCCCGGCTGCTGCTGGACGACGGTGCCCAGTTCGTCTGGCACACCGAAAGCGCTCTGCCGGAAGGCACCGAGCTGGTGTTTATCCCCGGCGGCTTCAGCTACGGCGACCACCTGCGCAGCGGCGCGATTGCCGCCCGCAGCCCGATTATGAAGGCAGTGAAAGCCCACGCCGAAGCAGGCGGCTTTGTCCTGGGCGTGTGCAACGGCTTTCAGGTACTGACCGAAGCTGGCCTGCTGCCGGGCGCACTGAGCCGCAACCGCGAACTGCACTTTCACTGCGCCCCGGTTCACCTAACGGTGGAGAACGCCGACACCGCCTTCAGCCGCGCTTACAGCAAGGGGCAGGTTATTGAAATCCCCATCGCGCACGGCGAGGGCAACTACTACGCCGACGCCGAGACGATTGGCCGCCTGGAAACCGAAGGCCGGGTGGTCTTCCGCTATCAGGACAACCCCAATGGCAGCCTCAACGACATTGCCGGCATCGTGAACGAAGGCGGCAACGTGCTGGGCATGATGCCCCACCCCGAACGCGCCGTGGAGCTGCTGCTGGGCAGCGAAGACGGCAGAGGGGTGTTCGAGTCGCTCAAGCAGCAGTGAAGTGCTGGAGCGGGGAAGACGGCGCTTGAGCAGCGGCCCAGGGACTTTAGAAGTGCTTTTTTTGCGCTGGCGCTGGTCCCTCGCTGCCGCGTTTCTTCCCGCTTGGCGCTGCTGGCAGCCCTGAGCCGGCTGCAGCACGCTTCTTTCGTTTCTCCGGCTTTCGAGGCCCCAAGGAGTTCTCATGACCCAAGCAACCCCCTCCCTCCGTTCCCAGGCCGCCACCTTTGGCCTGTCCGAATCCGAATACGACATTCTCGTCGAGCGCATCGGGCGTGACCCCAACGCCCTGGAAGCCGCCATCGTGGGCGCGATGTGGTCCGAGCACTGTGGCTACAAGAACAGCCGCCCGCTCTTTAAGGCATTTCCCACCGAAGGCCCGCAGGTGCTGCAAGGCCCCGGCGAGAATGCTGGCGTGATTGATATTGGTGAAGGCTACGGCGTGGCCTTCAAGATGGAATCGCACAATCACCCCTCTGCCGTGGAGCCGGTGCAGGGCGCGGCGACCGGCGTGGGCGGCATCCTGCGCGACATCTTTGCGATGGGCGCGCGGCCTTTTGCGGTGCTGGACAGCCTGCGCTTTGGCGACCCCGAAAACCCCCGTACCCGCTTTCTGCTGAACGGCGTGGTGGACGGTATCTCGCACTACGGCAACGCGATTGGCGTGCCTACCGTGGGCGGCGAAACCATCTTCCACCCCAGCTACCAGGAAAACCCGCTGGTGAACGTGATGGCGCTGGGCCTGCTGCGGCACGAGGACCTGGCGACCGGCACCATGGGCGAGGTGGGCAACCAGATTATTTACGTCGGCTCCAAGACCGGCCGCGACGGGCTGGGCGGGGCCGTGTTCTCCAGCGCCGACCTTAGCGCGGCTTCGCAGGCGGACCGCCCCGCCGTGCAGGTGGGCGACCCCTTCATGGAGAAACTGCTGCTGGAAGCGACCCTGGCAGCCATTCAGGCCGGGCTGGTGGCGGGCGTGCAGGACATGGGCGCCGCCGGGCTGGTGTCCAGCACCTGCGAGATGGCTTACCGCGCCGGCCTAGGCATCAGCATGGACCTGAACGCCGTGCCTACCCGCGAGTCGGGCATGGTGCCGATGGAGCTGTGCCTGAGCGAGTCGCAGGAGCGGATGATTCTGGTGCCGGTGCCGGGCAAGGAGCAGGAACTCTACGACCTGCTGGCCAAGTGGGAACTGGACGTGGTGAACATCGGGCAGGTGGAGGGCCACCAGAACTACCGCCTGCTCTGGGACGGCGAAGTGGTGTGTGACCTGCCGGTGGACCTGCTGAACGAGGCCCCCAAGTACACCCGCGAGGGCGTGGAGAACCCCATGATTACCGCCCGGCGCGAGATGGACCTCAGCGGCACCGAGATGCCGGCCGACCTCGGCGCGGTGCTGACGGCGCTGCTCTCGCACCCCACCATTGCCAGCAAGCGGCCCATCTTCGAGCGCTACGACCATCAGGTGATGACCAACACCGTGGTGGTGCCCGGCGCTGCCGACGCCGCCGTGATGCGGGTGCGCGGCACCGGCATCGGCGTGGCAGCCACCAGCGACTGCAACCCCCGTTTCGTGTATCTGGACCCCTATACCGGGGCGGCTGCCGCCGTGGCCGAAGCGGCCCGCAACCTGGCCTGTGTGGGCGCGACCCCGCTGGCGATCACCGACAACCTCAACTTCGGCAACCCGCACGACCTGGGCGTGTACTACCAGTTGCAGCAGTCGGTCCAGGGCATCGCGGACGCCTGCCGTGCGCTGAACACCCCAGTGACCGGCGGCAACGTGAGCCTCTACAACCAGTATGTGGAAGGCGACGAGAAAGTGGCGATTCACCCCACCCCGACCATCGGCATGGTGGGCGTGCTGCCGGACGTGACCCGGCATGTGGGCATGCACATTCCCGCCGGCGCGCACAGCCTGTACCTGCTGGGCGAACTGGGCCAGAGCATCGGCGCCAGCCAGTACCTCGAAACGGTGCATGGCCTGGAAGCCGGTCAGGTGCCCGCGCTGGACCTGGAGCTGCACCAGAAAGTCATTGACGGCACCCTGGCCCTGATCCGCGAGGGTCTGGTCGCCGCCGCCCACGACGCGGCCGAAGGTGGCCTGAGCGTGGCTCTGGCCGAGATGCTGCTGGGCGCGGCAGGGCAGGGCGCCGAGATTACCCTGGACGCCCCCACCAGTGTCCGCGCCGACGCGCTGCTGTTCGGGGAAACCCACTCCAGCGTGGTGGTGGCAGTGCCGCTGGGCCAAGAAACGTCCGCCGAAACCCGCCTGGCTGAACTGGGCGTGCCCTGCCAGCTGCTGGGCACCGCCAGCGGCGAAAGCGGCGAACGCCTCACCTTCGCGCTGCCGCAGCATGGCCTAAACTTCAGCGTCAGCCTTGCCGCCTTGAAAGAAGCCCACAGCCAACCGCTGCGGGACATCCTGGCCTGAAGTTCCGGGCCCTGGCGGGCACTGGCGCCCCTTACCTCCGCCCGCCTCTCCCACCCTTCTCTGCGCTGCTACCCCCTTTCCAGTCCAGCCGCCCCGCGAACCAACCGACCCGGCCTGCCGCTTTTCCTCTGCCGGCAGGCCCCAGGCAGGAGCCCCAGCATGATTTTTGATTCCACCACCGACAAACCCCAAGACGAGTGCGGCGTATTCGGCATCTATTCTCCCCAGGCGCAGGACCTGGCCTGGATCACCTACCTGGGGCTGTTCGCCCTGCAGCACCGCGGCCAGGAAGCGGCCGGCATCTGCGTCAGCAACGGCGAGAAGCTGCATGTGGACAAGGACCTGGGCCTGGTGTCGCAGGTGTTCACCCCCGAGCGGCTGGCGTCGTTCAGCCTGCCGGACGCCCACGTGGGCATCGGGCACGTGCGCTACTCCACCACCGGCTCCAATCTGCGCTTCAACGCCCAGCCGCTGAACACCCGCACCAACAAGGGCATTCTGGGCTTTGCACACAACGGCAACTTCGTGAATGCGCTGGAAGTGCGCGCCGAAATGCTGGACGAGGGCGCGCTGTTTCAGACCACCAACGACTCCGAAGTGATGCTGAACCTGATCGCCCGCGAGAGCGGCAAGGACCTGATCGAAGCCACCGCCCACGCCATGCAGCGGCTCAAGGGCGGCTACGCCTGCGTGCTGATGAGCCGCACCCAGCTGATCGGGTTCCGTGACCCCAACGGCGTGCGCCCGCTGGTGCTGGGGCAGCGCGAGGACGGCGCCTACGTGCTGGCGTCTGAACCCTGCGCGCTGTACGCCGTGGGTGCCCGGCTGATCCGCGATGTGCAACCCGGCGAACTGGTCAGCATTGATGAAAACGGCCTGCACTCGCTGATGGTGGAGCAGGCCCAACCCACCCCATGCTCGTTCGAGTGGATTTATTTTGCCCGCTCCGACAGCCTGCTGGACGGCGTGGATGTCCACGAAAGCCGCGTGCGAATGGGCGAGCAATTGGCCCGCGAGAAGCCGGTAGACGCCGACGTGGTGGTCCCGGTGCCGGATTCCGGCATTGGCGCCGCCATCGGCTACGCCCGCGAGAGCGGCATTCCCTTCGACTACGGTCTGTACAAGAACCCCTACGCCGGCCGCACCTTCATCGCCCCCACCCAGGAAGCCCGCGAGCTGAAGGTCAAGATGAAGCTGAGCCCCACCTCGGCCATCCGGGGCAAGCGGGTGGTCTTGATCGACGATTCCATCGTGCGCGGCACCACCAGCCGCCAGATCGTGAACCTGCTGCGCGACGCCGGCGCTGCCGAGGTGCATTTCCGGGTGAGCAGCCCGCCGATTACCCACCCGTGCTTTTACGGCATCG
It includes:
- the purF gene encoding amidophosphoribosyltransferase, with protein sequence MIFDSTTDKPQDECGVFGIYSPQAQDLAWITYLGLFALQHRGQEAAGICVSNGEKLHVDKDLGLVSQVFTPERLASFSLPDAHVGIGHVRYSTTGSNLRFNAQPLNTRTNKGILGFAHNGNFVNALEVRAEMLDEGALFQTTNDSEVMLNLIARESGKDLIEATAHAMQRLKGGYACVLMSRTQLIGFRDPNGVRPLVLGQREDGAYVLASEPCALYAVGARLIRDVQPGELVSIDENGLHSLMVEQAQPTPCSFEWIYFARSDSLLDGVDVHESRVRMGEQLAREKPVDADVVVPVPDSGIGAAIGYARESGIPFDYGLYKNPYAGRTFIAPTQEARELKVKMKLSPTSAIRGKRVVLIDDSIVRGTTSRQIVNLLRDAGAAEVHFRVSSPPITHPCFYGIDTAARKELVASTHSVDEIRDLIGADTLAFISDQGLREAIRGQGLCGACFTGDYPAGVPILNDVDKLALEG
- the purL gene encoding phosphoribosylformylglycinamidine synthase subunit PurL, translated to MTQATPSLRSQAATFGLSESEYDILVERIGRDPNALEAAIVGAMWSEHCGYKNSRPLFKAFPTEGPQVLQGPGENAGVIDIGEGYGVAFKMESHNHPSAVEPVQGAATGVGGILRDIFAMGARPFAVLDSLRFGDPENPRTRFLLNGVVDGISHYGNAIGVPTVGGETIFHPSYQENPLVNVMALGLLRHEDLATGTMGEVGNQIIYVGSKTGRDGLGGAVFSSADLSAASQADRPAVQVGDPFMEKLLLEATLAAIQAGLVAGVQDMGAAGLVSSTCEMAYRAGLGISMDLNAVPTRESGMVPMELCLSESQERMILVPVPGKEQELYDLLAKWELDVVNIGQVEGHQNYRLLWDGEVVCDLPVDLLNEAPKYTREGVENPMITARREMDLSGTEMPADLGAVLTALLSHPTIASKRPIFERYDHQVMTNTVVVPGAADAAVMRVRGTGIGVAATSDCNPRFVYLDPYTGAAAAVAEAARNLACVGATPLAITDNLNFGNPHDLGVYYQLQQSVQGIADACRALNTPVTGGNVSLYNQYVEGDEKVAIHPTPTIGMVGVLPDVTRHVGMHIPAGAHSLYLLGELGQSIGASQYLETVHGLEAGQVPALDLELHQKVIDGTLALIREGLVAAAHDAAEGGLSVALAEMLLGAAGQGAEITLDAPTSVRADALLFGETHSSVVVAVPLGQETSAETRLAELGVPCQLLGTASGESGERLTFALPQHGLNFSVSLAALKEAHSQPLRDILA
- the purQ gene encoding phosphoribosylformylglycinamidine synthase subunit PurQ translates to MKTAVIQFPGSNCDTDALEAARLLLDDGAQFVWHTESALPEGTELVFIPGGFSYGDHLRSGAIAARSPIMKAVKAHAEAGGFVLGVCNGFQVLTEAGLLPGALSRNRELHFHCAPVHLTVENADTAFSRAYSKGQVIEIPIAHGEGNYYADAETIGRLETEGRVVFRYQDNPNGSLNDIAGIVNEGGNVLGMMPHPERAVELLLGSEDGRGVFESLKQQ